The Mycolicibacterium mucogenicum DSM 44124 genomic sequence CGCCGCCGGTATTGATGGCGGCGCCGATGCCGGCCATCACGCCGCAGCCCAGCAGTCCGGCAACGGCCGGGTCGGCTTCGGAATCGACCTTGGTGCACTGGCGTTCGTGCACGAGGGTCTTGTCGGCGAAGGCGCCGATGCCCAGGGCGGGGGTGAGTTCGGTGCCGTCGGTCAGCGTCATCTTCTGGGTGGCGTTGAACGTGTCGAAGCACAGGTGCGGGCGGCCGCGCTTGCAGGCGCGGCACTCGCCGCAGACGGCGCGCCAGTTGAGGATGACGAAGTCGCCGGGGGCGACGTGGGTGACGCCCTCTCCGACCGACTCGACGGTGCCGGCGGCTTCGTGGCCGAGCAGGAAGGGATACTCGTCGTTGATGCCGCCCTCGCGGTAGGTGAGGTCGGTGTGGCACACGCCGCAGGCGATGATGTCGACGACGACTTCACCGGGTCCGGGATCGGGGATGACGATGTCGACGAGCTCGATGGGCTGCTTCTTGGCCCGGGAAATCACACCACGCACTGTCTGACTCATGGCTATAACCTAATGCCTCCGGGAAGCGTTGGAATGGTGTCCATACAAATGTCTGGTTAACGGTGGCTCGGCCCGTGCCCATCGGTCCTGCGATCTGTGACAGGGTCGTGGGCGTGACCGCTCTCGAGCTGCTGGATTCCTGGCCGGTACCGAACGCCGCGGCGGCGGTGGTGTCACCTGCCGGTGTGCTCGCTACGCACGGACCCGTCGACCGCGCGTTCCGGCTCGCGTCGGTGACCAAGCCACTGGTGGCCCGGGCCGCGCAGATCGCGATCGAAGAGGGCGTCGTCGAGCTGGACACGCCGGCCGGCCCGCCCGGGTCGACGGTGCGCCACCTGCTCGCGCACACCTCGGGCCTCGCCATGCAGACGCCCGACGCCATCGCGGCGCCCGGCACGCGGCGCATCTACTCGAACGTCGGGTTCGCGGTGCTGGCCCAGGTGCTGCAGCAGGAGTCCGGCATCGAGTTCGCGCAGTATCTGCGCGAAGCGGTTTTCGAGCCGCTGGGGATGAGCGATTCCGACCTGCCGGGGGCAGCCGAAACCGCCGGCTACGGCGCCTGGTCCACCGTGACAGACCTGGCGGTGTTCGCCGGTGACCTGCTGCGCCCGGCCCTGGTGTCGACGCCCATGCACGCCGATGCGATCTCGGTGCAATTCCCGGGTCTCGATGGGGTGCTACCGGGATTCGGATCGCAGCGCCCGAACGACTGGGGCCTGGGCTTCGAGATCCGGGACGGCAAGCATCCGCACTGGACGGCCGCGGGCAACTCGGGCCGGACGTTCGGCCACTTCGGCCAGTCGGGGACGTTCCTCTGGGTGGACCCGGAGGTGGACCTGGCGCTCGTCGTGCTGACGGACCGCGATTTCGGGGACTGGACGCACACCGTCTGGCCCGAGGTGTCGGCCGCGGTCTTGCGGGAGTTCGCCTAGCGGACGACGCCGATCATGCTGTCGATCCAGCCGCGCGCGAAGAACAGCAGGAACCCGGCGGCGACGATCCACAGCAGGGGGCTGATCTCCTTGATGCGGCCCGACGCCGCGCGCAGTACGGCCCAGGCGATGAAGCCGACGCCGATGCCGTTGGCGATCGAGTAGGACAGCGGCATGACGGCGACCGTCAGCACCACCGGCAGGGCCACCGAGAAGTCGGAGAAGTCGATCTCGCGGAGCACCGAGACCATCAGGGTGCCGACGATCACGAGCGCGGCGGCCGCGACTTCGGTGGGCACGATCTCCGTCAGCGGCGTCAAGAACATTGCGGCCAGGAACAAGCCGCCGGTCACGAGGCTGGCCAGCCCTGTGCGGGCGCCTTCGCCGATGCCGGTGCCCGATTCGACGAAGACGGTATTGGACGATGCCGACACCGCGCCGCCGACCACCGCGCCGGTGCCCTCGATCACCAGCGCGGACTGCAGGCGCGGGAAGTTGCCGTGCTCGTCGGCCAGGCCGGCCTGCCGGGACAGGCCCGTCATGGTGCCCATGGCGTCGAAGAAGTTGG encodes the following:
- a CDS encoding serine hydrolase domain-containing protein — its product is MTALELLDSWPVPNAAAAVVSPAGVLATHGPVDRAFRLASVTKPLVARAAQIAIEEGVVELDTPAGPPGSTVRHLLAHTSGLAMQTPDAIAAPGTRRIYSNVGFAVLAQVLQQESGIEFAQYLREAVFEPLGMSDSDLPGAAETAGYGAWSTVTDLAVFAGDLLRPALVSTPMHADAISVQFPGLDGVLPGFGSQRPNDWGLGFEIRDGKHPHWTAAGNSGRTFGHFGQSGTFLWVDPEVDLALVVLTDRDFGDWTHTVWPEVSAAVLREFA